CGAGTACGGCGAGCTCCAGCACGCCGGACTTTCGGCTCACGCGGTCAGCTCCCGTTGTTCTCGATCTAACTGCCAGATGTATCGAATGGATACATCGAGCAGAGTAGGTCAGCGGTGACCAGAAGGCAAACACGAGACGGCGTCGGTGTGTCAGCTGAACCTGAAAGGGCGGGTCGAAGCTGCGGCGTACCCTGACCCGCGTGTTGCGTTCGCCCGGTGTCGTCGACATTCCGGGAGCGCGCTATGTCATCGACTACGCGCTGGCTCGCAGGTCCGTTCTCACCGGGTTGGCCAGCGGGCGGGTGCGCCGCGAGGACGCCTGCGACGCCGACAACTACCTCAAGCGAGCCGCCCGCTATCACGGCGAGCCCACCGATGAGGTGTGTCCGGTCTGTGCCGACGAAACACTCGTGCACGTGACCTACGCCTACGGGGACTGCTTTTCGGCGGACACCAACGGCCGGGCCTGGTCCAGCCGCGAGCTCCCCGACCTGGCGCTGCGGCTGCCGGAGTTCTCGGTGTACGTCGTCGAGGTCTGCCGCAACTGCGGGTGGAACCACCTGGTGACCTCTGCGGTGCTCGGCACGGGTGAGCCGATGCGGCGCCGGCGGCGCAGCGTGTCGAGCGGCGGCGGGTCGCGCGCGTGAGCCATGCCGATCCGGCGCGCCGGCCGAGAACTGCCGGCCGCCGCGGGATTGCCCGATTCGCACCTCGCCCGAAACAGGTGCTGTGGGGCACCCTTCTCGCGCTCGTCGCGGTGACCGTGCTGACGGTTGTCGCCTACGTCGAGACGAACATCCCGAACGTCAACGCGCTCGCCGCCGAGCAGTCCACGACGATCTACTACAGCAACGGGAAGGTCCTCGCGCGCATCGGCGACACCAACCGCACCGACGTCCCGCTGTCTCAGGTGCCGGTCGTCGTACAGCACGCCGTGCTCGCTGCCGAGGACCGCAACTTCTACTCCGAGCCGGGCATCTCGCCGACGGGCATCGTGCGCGCCCTCCTGGTCGACCTCAAGGGTGGCGACATCAGTCAGGGCGGGTCGACGATCACGCAGCAGTACGTGAAGAACGCCTACCTGTCCCCGCATCGCACGCTGACCCGCAAGCTCAAAGAGATCTTCATCGCCACCAAGCTGGCGAGAACCACTCCCAAGTCGACGATCCTCGACGACTACCTCAACACCATCTACTTCGGCCGCGGCGCCTATGGCATCGAGGCCGCGGCGAAGGCCTACTTCGGCAAGGACATCTCGCAGGTCAACGCCGCGCAGGGGGCGCTGCTCGCGGCGGTGATCCGCGGCCCGAGCTACTACGACCCGATCCTCGCGGCGAACCGCACCGCCGCCAAGGCCCGATGGCAGTACGTCATCGACGGAATGGTCAGTGAGCACTGGCTCAGCCAGGCCCAGGCGAGCCGGATGAAGTTCCCCGCCGGCGCGGACCACATGCCGAAGGGCGTCACCAGCAACGCCTGCCGTGGCGAGACGTGCTTCATCCGCGACGCGGTCGAGTACGAGCTGCGTACCTATGACGGCATCAGCACCTCACAGCTCGACCTCGGCGGCTACAAGATCGTCACCACG
The sequence above is a segment of the Mycobacteriales bacterium genome. Coding sequences within it:
- a CDS encoding DUF5318 family protein, which encodes MLRSPGVVDIPGARYVIDYALARRSVLTGLASGRVRREDACDADNYLKRAARYHGEPTDEVCPVCADETLVHVTYAYGDCFSADTNGRAWSSRELPDLALRLPEFSVYVVEVCRNCGWNHLVTSAVLGTGEPMRRRRRSVSSGGGSRA